The Coffea arabica cultivar ET-39 chromosome 4e, Coffea Arabica ET-39 HiFi, whole genome shotgun sequence genome includes a window with the following:
- the LOC113742283 gene encoding glutamine synthetase nodule isozyme, whose amino-acid sequence MSLLSDLINLDLSESTQKIIAEYVWIGGSGMDIRSKGRTLPGPVNDPAKLPKWNYDGSSTGQAPGEDSEVILYPQAIFKDPFRRGNNILVMCDAYTPAGEPIPTNKRYSAAKIFSSPEVVAEEPWYGIEQEYTLLQKEVNWPIGWPIGGYPGPQGPYYCGAGADKAFGRDIVNSHYKACLYAGINISGINGEVMPGQWEFQVGPAVGISAGDEVWMARYILERITEIAGVVLSFDPKPIQGDWNGAGAHSNYSTKSMRSDGGFDVIKKAIEKLKLRHKDHIAAYGEGNERRLTGKHETADINTFSWGVANRGASVRVGRDTEKAGKGYFEDRRPASNMDPYVVTSMIAETTIVWKP is encoded by the exons ATGTCTCTCCTTTCGGATCTCATTAACTTGGATCTCTCTGAATCCACGCAGAAAATCATTGCCGAATATGTTTG GATCGGTGGATCTGGTATGGACATCAGAAGCAAAGGCAGG ACTTTACCTGGACCAGTTAATGATCCTGCTAAGCTTCCCAAGTGGAACTACGATGGTTCAAGCACTGGTCAAGCCCCTGGTGAAGATAGTGAAGTGATCTTATA TCCTCAGGCAATATTCAAGGATCCATTCAGAAGGGGCAATAACATTCTT GTTATGTGTGATGCTTACACTCCTGCTGGGGAACCTATTCCAACAAACAAGAGGTACAGTGCTGCAAAGATATTTAGCAGTCCTGAAGTAGTTGCAGAGGAACCTTG GTATGGAATTGAGCAAGAATATACCTTGCTGCAGAAGGAAGTTAATTGGCCTATTGGATGGCCGATCGGAGGGTATCCTGGACCACAG GGACCATACTATTGCGGGGCTGGAGCTGACAAGGCTTTTGGTCGTGACATTGTTAACTCACATTATAAAGCCTGTCTCTATGCCGGCATTAACATAAGTGGCATCAATGGAGAAGTTATGCCAGGCCAG TGGGAGTTTCAAGTTGGTCCTGCCGTCGGCATCTCTGCGGGCGATGAGGTTTGGATGGCACGCTACATTCTAGAG AGGATAACTGAAATTGCTGGAGTGGTCCTTTCTTTTGATCCAAAACCTATTCAG GGTGACTGGAATGGTGCTGGTGCTCACAGTAATTACAG TACCAAGTCGATGAGAAGTGATGGAGGATTCGATGTTATAAAGAAGGCTATTGAAAAGCTTAAATTGAGGCACAAGGATCATATTGCTGCTTATGGGGAAGGCAATGAACGTCGTCTTACTGGGAAGCATGAAACCGCAGACATTAACACCTTCTCATGG GGTGTAGCAAATCGCGGAGCCTCTGTAAGGGTTGGCAGGGACACAGAGAAGGCTGGCAAAGGTTATTTCGAGGACAGGAGGCCTGCTTCAAACATGGATCCTTATGTCGTGACTTCCATGATTGCAGAAACAACCATTGTGTGGAAGCCATGA
- the LOC113742282 gene encoding stromal processing peptidase, chloroplastic translates to MQTNSAIFNAKPVLFAPVPIIKSVNTTDHNPSSSLASSPSSLLFPAHNQNWAHRKKATITSRSDKHRWSRTHLISPKNALKRFPCAPTSLLDGSKCISCFHYPHQKRVGGHRFRTGAFFDKSASHILKQNVDNSLAGKVKQLNVPRATLGPEEPHAASTTWPDGVLEKQGLDLYDPELERSEFERFLSSELPSHPKLHRGQLRNGLRYLILPNKVPPSRFEAHMEVHVGSIDEEEDEQGIAHMIEHVAFLGSKKREKLLGTGARSNAYTDFHHTVFHIHSPTRTKDSDDELLPVVLDALNEIAFHPKFLASRVEKERRAILSELQMMNTIEYRVDCQLLQYLHSENKLSKRFPIGLEEQIKKWDADKIRKFHERWYFPGNATLYVVGDIDNIPKTVQHIESVFGQTGVESETVVPPTPSTFGAMASLLVPKLTVGLAGSLAHDKSSGSVEQSKIFRRERHAVRPPVQHNWSLPGSNDALKPPQIFQHELLQNFSINMFCKIPVNKVQSFGDLRNVLMKRIFLSALHFRINTRYKSSNPPFTSVELDHSDSGREGCTVTTLTVTAEPKNWQSAIKVAVQEVRRLKKFGVTKGELTRYLDALLKDSEQLAAMIDNVSSVDNLDFIMESDALGHRVMDQRQGHESLVAVAGTITLEEVNAVGAKVLEFISDFGKPSAPLPAAIVACVPMKVHMDGLGETDFKITPTEITAAIEAGLKEPVEAEPELEVPKELITTKQLQELMLLRRPSFLSVGPDVNQTKVYDAETGIMQRRLSNGIPVNYKISKSEAKCGVMRLIVGGGRAAEDLEKKGAVIVGVRTLSEGGRVGSFSREQVELFCVNHLINCSLESTEEFICMEFRFTLRDNGMRAAFQLLHMVLEHSVWLDDAFDRARQLYLSYYRSIPKSLERSTAHKLMLAMLNGDERFVEPTPHSLQNLTLECVQDAVMSQFVCDNMEVSIVGDFSEDEIESCILDYLGTVEATKGLERAQSYRPITFRPPAADLQHQQVFLKDTDERACAYIAGPAPNRWGFTFEGQDLFEAIDDGIPTHEGANEQLKLEDQLMASQRSGEELQQGFRRHPLFFAITMGILAEVINSRLFTTVRDSLGLTYDVSFELNLFDRLNLGWYVISVTSTPGKVHKAVDACKNVLRGLHTNRITPRELDRAKRTLLMRHEAEIKSNAYWLGLLAHLQATSVPRKDITCIKDLTSFYETANIEDIYLAYEQLKIDENSLFSCIGVAGTQAGEGVSDLLQEEDSVEGLQTVIPLGRGSSTMTRPTT, encoded by the exons ATGCAGACTAATTCAGCTATATTCAATGCAAAACCTGTATTATTTGCTCCAGTCCCAATTATCAAGTCAGTTAACACCACTGACCACAACCCTTCATCATCATTAGCATCATCTCCAAGTTCTTTATTATTCCCAGCTCATAATCAGAATTGGGCTCACCGGAAGAAGGCCACGATCACCTCCCGTTCGGATAAACATCGCTGGAGTCGCACCCACCTTATCTCCCCCAAG AATGCATTGAAAAGATTTCCTTGTGCCCCAACGAGCTTATTGGATGGGAGTAAATGTATTTCTTGCTTCCATTATCCACATCAGAAAAGGGTTGGTGGTCATAGATTCAGAACTGGAGCGTTCTTTGATAAATCTGCATCTCATATCTTGAAGCAGAACGTTGATAATTCCCTTGCAGGCAAG GTGAAACAACTAAATGTTCCACGTGCAACTCTTGGTCCAGAAGAGCCGCATGCTGCAAGCACAACGTGGCCAGATGGTGTTCTAGAGAAACAGGGTCTTGATTTATATGATCCTGAACTTGAAAGATCAGAGTTTGAGCGTTTTTTGAGCTCAGAACTACCATCTCACCCAAAACTTCACAGAGGACAATTAAGGAATGGTCTCCGATACCTCATTTTACCAAACAAGGTTCCTCCAAGCAG GTTTGAGGCACACATGGAAGTTCATGTTGGTTCAATTGATGAGGAAGAGGATGAGCAAGGTATTGCGCACATGATTGAACATGTTGCATTCCTTGGAAGTAAGAAGAGAGAGAAACTTCTTGGAACAGGGGCAAGATCCAACGCATATACTGATTTCCATCACACTGTGTTTCATATCCATTCGCCAACCAGAACTAAG GATTCTGATGATGAACTACTGCCAGTTGTTCTTGATGCCCTTAATGAG ATTGCTTTTCACCCAAAGTTTCTGGCTTCtcgagttgaaaaagaaagacgGGCAATTTTATCAGAACTACAAATGATGAACACCATAGAATATCGCGTTGATTGTCAG TTGTTACAATATTTGCACTCTGAGAACAAGCTAAGTAAAAGATTCCCGATTGGATTGGAAGAGCAGATTAAGAAATGGGATGCTGATAAGATTAGGAAGTTCCATGAACGTTGGTACTTTCCTGGAAATGCCACCTTATACGTTGTGGGGGATATTGATAACATTCCAAAGACAGTTCAGCATATTGAA AGTGTTTTTGGTCAGACTGGTGTGGAAAGTGAAACAGTTGTTCCTCCTACACCAAGTACTTTTGGTGCAATGGCTAGTTTATTAGTGCCTAAGCTAACTGTTGGGTTGGCTGGTAGTCTAGCTCATGACAAGTCATCTGGTTCTGTGGAGCAATCAAAGATCTTTAGAAGGGAAAGGCATGCAGTTCGTCCTCCTGTCCAGCATAACTGGTCACTTCCTGGGAGCAATGATGCTTTGAAGCCACCACAGATATTTCAGCATGAGTTGCTTCAGAATTTCTCAATTAATATGTTTTGCAAG ATCCCTGTGAACAAGGTTCAAAGTTTTGGTGATTTGCGTAATGTGCTGATGAAGAGGATATTTCTCTCTGCTCTGCATTTTCGTATTAATACCAGATACAAG AGTTCAAATCCACCATTTACTTCGGTTGAGTTGGATCATAGTGATTCTGGAAGGGAAGGTTGCACAGTGACCACACTTACAGTGACTGCTGAACCTAAAAACTGGCAGAGTGCAATTAAAGTTGCTGTTCAGGAG GTCCGTAGacttaaaaaatttggtgtaaCAAAAGGTGAATTGACCCGTTATTTGGATGCACTGCTGAAAGATAGTGAGCAGTTGGCTGCTATGATTGACAACGTTTCATCTGTGGATAATCTGGATTTCATCATGGAGAGTGATGCTCTAGGCCATAGAGTGATGGATCAAAGACAAGGACATGAGAGTTTGGTTGCTGTTGCTGGAACCATTACTCTTGAGGAG GTTAATGCTGTTGGTGCAAAAGTGTTGGAATTCATATCGGATTTTGGAAAACCTTCTGCACCCCTTCCTGCAGCAATTGTTGCTTGTGTTCCAATGAAGGTACACATGGATGGACTGGGTGAAACTGACTTCAAGATAACCCCAACAGAGATAACTGCTGCTATTGAAGCAGGTTTAAAGGAACCCGTAGAGGCTGAGCCAGAG CTTGAGGTGCCAAAAGAATTAATAACAACAAAACAGCTGCAAGAATTGATGTTGCTGCGTAggccttcatttctttctgttgGACCAGATGTAAATCAGACTAAAGTCTATGATGCAGAAACAGGAATCATGCAGCGGAGACTTTCCAATGGAATTCCTGTGAATTACAAG ATATCAAAAAGTGAAGCAAAGTGTGGCGTCATGAGGCTTATAGTTGGTGGTGGACGAGCTGCtgaagatttggagaagaaggGAGCTGTCATAGTGGGGGTTCGAACTCTGAGTGAGGGTGGTCGTGTTGGTAGCTTTTCACGAGAACAG GTGGAACTTTTCTGTGTAAACCACCTTATAAATTGCTCACTGGAGTCAACTGAAGAATTCATTTGTATGGAATTTCGTTTTACCTTAAGAGACAATGGGATGCGTGCTGCTTTCCAATTACTTCATATGGTACTTGAG CATAGTGTCTGGCTAGATGATGCGTTTGATAGGGCAAGACAGTTGTATTTGTCATATTATCGCTCTATTCCAAAAAGCTTGGAACGTTCAACTGCGCACAAACTCATGTTGGCAATGCTGAATGGAGATGAACGCTTTGTTGAACCCACGCCTCATTCCCTGCAAAACTTAACATTGGAATGTGTACAAGATGCAGTGATGAGTCAATTTGTTTGTGATAACATGGAG GTGAGTATCGTTGGTGACTTTTCAGAGGATGAAATTGAGTCATGTATCCTTGATTACTTGGGTACTGTTGAAGCAACAAAAGGTCTAGAGAGAGCACAGAGTTACAGGCCTATCACATTCAGACCCCCAGCTGCTGATTTACAACATCAACAA GTATTTCTCAAGGACACTGATGAGAGGGCATGTGCTTATATTGCGGGTCCTGCCCCAAATCGCTGGGGTTTTACTTTTGAGGGGCAAGACCTTTTTGAAGCTATTGATGATGGGATTCCTACCCATGAAG GTGCGAATGAACAGTTGAAACTGGAGGACCAACTTATGGCGTCACAGAGAAGTGGAGAGGAATTGCAACAAGGATTTCGCAGACACCCACTATTTTTTGCCATTACAATGGGCATATTGGCAGAAGTCATAAATTCGAG GCTTTTTACAACTGTTAGGGATTCCCTTGGATTGACATATGATGTATCATTTGAATTGAACCTGTTTGACCGGCTGAATCTTGGTTGGTATGTGATCTCAGTAACATCAACTCCTGGCAAG GTTCATAAAGCTGTTGATGCTTGCAAAAATGTCCTAAGAGGTCTGCATACTAATAGGATTACTCCAAGGGAGTTGGATAGG GCAAAACGAACTCTGCTGATGAGACATGAAGCTGAAATCAAATCAAATGCTTATTGGCTAGGGTTGTTAGCTCACTTGCAAGCAACTTCTGTACCCAGGAAG GACATCACTTGTATCAAGGATCTCACATCGTTTTATGAAACTGCCAACATTGAAGACATATACCTGGCATATGAACAATTGAAGATAGATGAGAATTCCTTGTTTTCTTGTATTGGAGTTGCTGGTACTCAGGCTGGAGAAGGAGTTTCGG ATCTATTACAAGAGGAAGACTCAGTTGAGGGTCTTCAGACTGTAATTCCTTTGGGACGTGGCTCATCAACAATGACCAGGCCAACAACGTAA